From Nitrospirota bacterium, a single genomic window includes:
- a CDS encoding thioredoxin domain-containing protein, with protein MNPNRLISEKSPYLLQHAYNPVDWYPWGPEAFDKAVRDNKPVFLSIGYSTCHWCHVMEKESFEDERVAELMNETFVSIKVDREERPDIDNVYMTVCQLMTGSGGWPLTIIMAPNRHPFFAGTYFPRQASFGRIGMLDMIPRLKSLWESDLPKLMKLSEEVIDRLRRGNAPVAMEEPVESVFHDAFEQLRHQFDHENGGFSQAPKFPTPHILLFLLRYAGSTGNREAMQMVTKTLDAMRDGGIYDHVGFGFHRYSTDAHWLLPHFEKMLYDQAMLCIAYTEAFQTTGNEAYRKTAEDILLYVHRDMTSPEGGFYSAEDADSEGEEGRFYLWRHEEIFEVLGHQDAEIICAFFNISKEGNFAEQASGSSSGLNIFHREKNLNTAGTEAAEKDLADRIEAALTRLYSHRAGRIPPGKDDKVLTDWNGLMITAFARAAEVFQKPEYKVIASRAADFILARLRTPEGRLLHRYRQGDASLPASADDYAFFISGLIALHLATSEARYLEEALALNRIFIDHFWDHNHGGFFFTADDGEELLVRQKEVYDGAIPSGNSIALFNLLRLGSITGDQDILEMASKTARAFFGSVRQAPTAYTFFLMALDYRFGMTPEKQ; from the coding sequence ATGAACCCCAACAGACTCATCTCTGAAAAAAGTCCTTATCTGCTGCAGCATGCCTATAACCCTGTAGACTGGTATCCATGGGGACCGGAGGCCTTTGATAAAGCAGTAAGAGATAACAAACCGGTCTTTCTTTCGATAGGATATTCAACCTGCCACTGGTGCCATGTCATGGAAAAGGAGTCTTTTGAAGACGAGCGCGTGGCGGAACTGATGAACGAGACCTTCGTATCCATCAAGGTAGACCGCGAAGAAAGGCCTGACATAGATAATGTCTACATGACAGTCTGCCAGCTCATGACGGGCAGCGGAGGCTGGCCTCTTACCATCATCATGGCCCCCAACAGACATCCGTTTTTTGCCGGCACCTATTTCCCCAGGCAGGCCAGTTTCGGCAGGATTGGCATGCTTGATATGATCCCGCGCCTGAAAAGCCTATGGGAATCTGACCTGCCGAAGCTCATGAAGCTTTCCGAAGAAGTGATTGACCGACTCAGGCGTGGAAATGCGCCTGTTGCGATGGAAGAGCCGGTGGAATCTGTTTTTCACGATGCCTTTGAGCAGTTAAGGCATCAGTTCGACCATGAAAACGGGGGATTCAGCCAGGCCCCCAAGTTTCCAACACCGCATATTCTGCTTTTCCTCCTGCGATATGCCGGGAGCACAGGCAACAGGGAGGCGATGCAGATGGTCACAAAGACCCTCGATGCCATGAGAGATGGCGGCATCTATGATCATGTCGGTTTTGGTTTCCATCGCTATTCGACAGATGCTCATTGGCTGCTGCCTCATTTCGAGAAGATGCTCTATGATCAGGCGATGCTCTGTATCGCGTATACCGAGGCTTTTCAGACAACAGGAAACGAGGCATACCGAAAAACGGCAGAGGATATTCTTCTCTATGTCCATCGGGACATGACATCTCCTGAGGGCGGCTTTTATTCGGCTGAAGACGCTGACAGTGAAGGAGAAGAGGGTCGATTCTACCTCTGGAGACATGAGGAAATTTTCGAGGTTCTTGGCCATCAGGACGCGGAAATCATCTGCGCGTTTTTCAATATCAGCAAGGAGGGTAATTTTGCAGAGCAGGCATCAGGGAGTTCTTCAGGTTTAAATATTTTTCACCGGGAGAAGAATCTGAATACCGCAGGAACAGAAGCTGCGGAAAAAGACCTGGCTGACCGCATAGAAGCAGCCCTTACCCGTCTGTATTCCCATCGTGCAGGCCGCATACCCCCCGGCAAGGATGACAAGGTCCTGACCGACTGGAATGGCCTTATGATAACGGCTTTTGCCAGAGCAGCAGAGGTTTTTCAAAAACCAGAATATAAGGTTATTGCATCACGTGCTGCCGATTTTATCCTGGCCCGGCTTCGCACACCGGAGGGAAGGCTTCTTCATCGTTATCGACAGGGGGATGCATCACTTCCTGCTTCTGCAGACGACTATGCCTTTTTTATCTCAGGGCTTATCGCGCTTCATCTGGCAACTTCTGAAGCACGGTATCTTGAGGAAGCCCTCGCGCTTAACCGGATTTTCATTGACCATTTTTGGGACCATAACCATGGCGGCTTTTTCTTTACCGCAGATGACGGCGAGGAACTGCTTGTCCGACAGAAAGAGGTCTATGATGGAGCAATACCTTCGGGGAATTCCATTGCGCTCTTCAATCTCCTCCGCCTTGGCAGTATTACGGGGGACCAGGATATCCTCGAGATGGCGTCAAAGACTGCCAGGGCATTCTTTGGCTCAGTCAGGCAGGCGCCGACAGCCTATACGTTTTTTCTCATGGCACTCGATTACAGATTTGGCATGACTCCGGAGAAGCAATGA
- a CDS encoding 3-dehydroquinate synthase: protein MNKIRVELGERSYTIATGSGILKDLGKSLERFDFSKKAAIVSNPTVYDLYGKALAASLTGSGFEIIEIILPDGEEYKNLLSVERIYEQLLRMRFDRRSVVIALGGGVIGDIAGYAASTYMRGIDFIQVPTTLLAQVDSSVGGKTGVNHALGKNMIGTFWQPRLVWVDISTLHTLSRRNFLAGMAEIIKYGIIWDSTFFDFLEKKRETLLSLNPDDLIHIIRRSCEIKADVVSRDERESGLRAILNFGHTIGHAIETATGYTTFLHGEAVGIGMHVEAMIAHEVGLISSEEVSRIQHLIKIFGLPTEIPAGIDLSAFFDAMKLDKKTVSGDVKFILPEQIGRVKIQGNIPGKAVQQAVQKTLSVS, encoded by the coding sequence ATGAACAAGATACGGGTAGAGCTGGGAGAAAGAAGCTATACCATTGCCACAGGCAGCGGCATCCTGAAGGATCTTGGGAAAAGTCTCGAACGCTTTGATTTCAGCAAAAAGGCTGCAATTGTGAGCAATCCGACTGTCTATGATCTTTATGGTAAAGCACTGGCAGCTTCACTCACAGGCTCCGGCTTTGAAATCATCGAGATCATTCTTCCTGACGGAGAGGAATACAAAAACCTCTTGTCGGTAGAGCGGATTTATGAACAGCTGCTCAGGATGCGATTCGACAGACGCTCGGTCGTGATAGCGCTTGGCGGCGGAGTCATCGGCGACATTGCCGGATATGCAGCCTCAACCTATATGAGAGGGATTGATTTCATCCAGGTGCCTACTACGCTTCTGGCGCAGGTTGACAGCTCCGTAGGCGGAAAGACAGGCGTCAATCATGCCCTCGGGAAAAATATGATTGGGACGTTCTGGCAGCCGAGGCTTGTCTGGGTTGACATCAGCACACTCCATACGCTTTCGCGGAGAAATTTCCTCGCCGGAATGGCCGAAATTATCAAGTATGGCATCATTTGGGACAGCACTTTTTTTGATTTTCTTGAGAAGAAACGGGAAACCCTCCTGAGCCTTAACCCTGACGACCTTATCCATATTATCAGACGCTCCTGTGAAATCAAGGCTGATGTCGTATCACGCGATGAGCGCGAGTCAGGTCTCAGGGCCATATTGAATTTCGGTCATACCATTGGGCATGCAATCGAGACTGCTACGGGATATACCACGTTCCTCCACGGCGAAGCAGTTGGCATCGGAATGCATGTTGAGGCCATGATCGCCCATGAAGTCGGTCTTATAAGCAGCGAGGAGGTCTCAAGAATACAGCACCTCATAAAAATATTCGGCCTTCCGACCGAAATACCTGCCGGCATCGACCTCTCCGCGTTCTTTGACGCCATGAAACTGGACAAAAAAACCGTTTCCGGTGACGTGAAGTTTATTCTCCCTGAGCAGATAGGAAGGGTCAAGATACAGGGTAACATACCCGGAAAGGCAGTTCAGCAGGCGGTTCAAAAAACATTGTCGGTTTCGTAA
- a CDS encoding CBS domain-containing protein: protein MEIITSHLNADFDSLASMIAAKKLFPDAFLAFPGSQERKVRDFIEVFRPVEIRKLRDIEPSGITRLIIVDTKQPDRIGIFSDVVKNKNVRVHIFDHHPVEEGDIRSNDERIETVGATATIFTELLKEKGLHPDPMEATILALGIYEETGCFLFPSTTERDLSAVSYLIKRGAILNIVSEYVKTDLGKEELEILNDLLKSSRELIIKGIRVMISTTSRDSYFGDAALLAHKVMDLEDIDAVVLILGMQGRIILVGRSRVKEFDVAALLKEFGGGGHHAAASASIKGDSLETVEEEVLRRIPDHIKPGKVAADIMTSPVITIPWESAIREAEDTMTKFGVNVLPVIKDGEYAGLISRETVEKAIFHGFKKNRIADFCSTEKLTVTADTPIRDIETMMIEHNQKFMPVLEGQRIAGAITRTDLLRVLYEEFLKKRRIDRDETADIHYSSRNLSSWLRDRFPAEIFSILKLSGTIAERLGFSAYLVGGSVRDLLLGKENLDIDLVVEGDGIGFANILAAQIGAKVKPHDKFGTAQVKLGTLRIDIATARTEYYESPAALPKVESSSIKKDLYRRDFTINTLAIRLNSNDFGLLIDFFGGQRDLKEKTIRVLHNLSFVEDPTRAFRAIRFSERFGFRLSRHTAFLMKSAIEMNLFTRLSGSRLYEELLLSLHETNPVLTLKRLSDHGLLKVIHEKIVFDKQLEAELESTAETLAWYNLLYLDQKIEKGILYLMTLLSHLDDRERADAVARLSTPPKARNIILEGMKQQREIIAGLPSKNPVSLYNLLCGKELEIVLFSMSLTKDTGKKRDISHFLVELQKVRPMLKGNDLKKLGLPQGPLYSRILHELLYERLAGRLNTAGDELDFVKNKYLT from the coding sequence GTGGAAATTATCACCTCTCACCTCAATGCTGATTTCGACTCACTTGCATCCATGATTGCGGCGAAGAAGCTCTTCCCGGATGCCTTCCTTGCATTTCCGGGATCACAGGAGCGCAAGGTCCGGGATTTTATAGAGGTTTTCCGGCCCGTGGAGATCCGGAAGCTCAGGGACATTGAACCTTCCGGGATAACGAGGCTTATCATTGTTGATACCAAACAGCCGGACCGGATCGGTATATTCTCTGATGTCGTAAAGAACAAAAATGTTCGGGTTCATATCTTTGACCATCACCCTGTTGAAGAAGGTGACATCCGCAGCAATGACGAGCGGATAGAAACCGTGGGGGCAACGGCGACGATCTTTACCGAGCTGCTTAAGGAAAAGGGGCTTCACCCGGACCCGATGGAGGCAACCATCCTTGCCCTGGGTATCTACGAGGAAACGGGATGCTTTCTTTTCCCTTCCACTACCGAGCGTGATCTGAGCGCCGTATCGTATCTCATTAAACGGGGGGCCATCCTCAATATTGTCTCGGAATATGTGAAGACCGATTTGGGGAAGGAAGAACTGGAGATTCTCAACGACCTTCTGAAATCTTCACGGGAACTGATCATCAAAGGTATACGAGTCATGATTTCAACAACTTCGCGGGATTCCTATTTCGGCGATGCAGCTCTCCTGGCGCATAAAGTCATGGATCTGGAGGACATCGATGCCGTTGTTCTGATATTGGGCATGCAGGGGAGGATTATCCTGGTCGGCCGCAGCAGGGTGAAAGAGTTTGATGTTGCTGCCCTTTTGAAAGAATTTGGCGGAGGCGGCCACCATGCGGCTGCATCGGCCAGCATCAAGGGCGATTCCCTGGAGACCGTCGAAGAAGAGGTTCTCAGGAGGATTCCAGACCATATCAAGCCGGGTAAAGTCGCTGCTGATATTATGACGAGTCCGGTCATTACAATCCCCTGGGAAAGTGCGATCAGAGAAGCAGAAGATACGATGACCAAGTTTGGTGTCAATGTTCTGCCAGTAATAAAAGATGGTGAATATGCCGGGCTGATATCACGTGAGACCGTAGAAAAAGCGATCTTTCACGGCTTCAAGAAGAACCGCATTGCTGATTTCTGTTCGACGGAAAAACTGACGGTAACCGCAGATACCCCAATCAGGGACATCGAGACAATGATGATTGAGCACAATCAGAAATTTATGCCGGTGTTGGAGGGGCAGAGGATCGCTGGCGCTATCACAAGGACGGACCTGCTCAGGGTGCTTTATGAGGAATTTCTGAAAAAACGGCGTATCGACAGGGATGAAACCGCTGATATCCATTATTCGAGCCGTAACCTTTCCTCCTGGCTCAGAGACAGGTTCCCCGCAGAGATATTCAGTATTCTGAAGCTCTCCGGTACGATTGCCGAACGTTTGGGGTTCAGTGCGTATCTGGTCGGAGGATCGGTGAGGGACCTCCTTCTCGGAAAAGAAAATCTTGATATTGATCTTGTGGTCGAAGGAGACGGTATCGGCTTTGCAAATATCCTTGCAGCGCAGATTGGGGCGAAAGTCAAGCCTCATGATAAGTTCGGCACAGCCCAGGTCAAGCTGGGCACACTGCGTATCGATATTGCTACTGCCCGTACGGAATATTACGAATCACCGGCAGCACTTCCAAAGGTAGAATCATCTTCGATTAAAAAAGACCTGTACCGCAGGGATTTCACGATCAACACTCTTGCCATCAGGCTTAACTCCAACGACTTTGGCCTTCTCATCGACTTTTTCGGCGGTCAGCGAGATCTGAAAGAAAAGACTATCCGCGTCCTTCATAACCTCAGTTTTGTGGAAGATCCTACCCGCGCATTTCGTGCAATACGCTTCTCTGAGCGGTTCGGGTTCAGGCTGAGCCGGCATACTGCATTTTTGATGAAATCAGCCATCGAGATGAATCTATTTACCAGGCTTTCAGGATCACGCCTGTATGAGGAGCTTCTTCTGTCACTGCATGAAACTAATCCGGTACTTACCCTGAAGAGGCTGTCTGATCACGGTCTGCTGAAAGTAATCCATGAGAAGATCGTCTTTGACAAGCAGCTCGAGGCCGAACTCGAATCCACTGCCGAGACCCTTGCCTGGTATAACCTCCTTTATCTCGACCAGAAGATTGAAAAGGGAATACTCTATCTTATGACGCTCCTGTCCCACCTCGATGACCGTGAACGCGCTGATGCGGTTGCCCGGCTCTCAACGCCGCCCAAGGCCAGGAACATCATTCTTGAGGGGATGAAACAGCAGCGGGAGATCATTGCCGGACTTCCTTCTAAGAATCCGGTCAGTCTCTACAACCTTCTCTGCGGGAAGGAATTGGAAATTGTCCTCTTTTCGATGTCTTTGACAAAAGATACGGGGAAGAAGCGGGACATCTCCCATTTTCTTGTTGAACTCCAGAAGGTCCGGCCAATGCTCAAAGGGAATGATCTGAAAAAGCTGGGGCTGCCTCAAGGTCCGCTCTACTCCAGGATCCTGCATGAACTTCTGTATGAAAGACTCGCCGGCAGGCTGAATACCGCAGGAGATGAGCTCGATTTTGTAAAGAACAAATACCTCACGTGA
- a CDS encoding shikimate kinase codes for MLTNIVLTGFMGTGKSAVARELARLCGMRLVDIDRELEASQQKTIPEIFSCNGEEYFRQIETAAILQVASEQGIIISTGGGAVLREENLNALRAHGRIFCLTAGPETIMLRTAGNSDRPLLQSEDRLLRISELLAARQPFYEKAGIMIDTEGKTPLEIAGEIIGKMS; via the coding sequence ATGTTGACAAATATCGTATTGACTGGATTTATGGGGACAGGGAAAAGTGCTGTTGCCAGGGAGCTGGCCCGGCTGTGCGGCATGAGGCTCGTCGATATAGACCGGGAGCTTGAAGCCTCGCAGCAGAAAACCATTCCTGAGATTTTTTCCTGTAACGGAGAAGAGTATTTCCGGCAGATCGAGACTGCAGCCATCCTGCAGGTTGCGTCAGAGCAGGGCATTATTATATCTACAGGAGGGGGAGCTGTTTTGAGGGAGGAAAACCTGAATGCGCTGAGGGCCCATGGCCGTATCTTCTGCCTCACCGCAGGCCCCGAGACAATTATGCTTCGTACTGCCGGCAATAGTGATCGGCCTCTTCTGCAGAGTGAAGACAGGCTGCTGAGAATATCAGAACTGTTAGCAGCGAGACAGCCATTTTATGAGAAGGCGGGAATAATGATTGATACGGAAGGCAAGACACCTCTTGAGATTGCTGGCGAAATAATAGGAAAAATGTCATGA
- a CDS encoding carbohydrate kinase family protein: MNIFISGSMAYDRIMDFPGSLADYILPDKIHVLNVCFNVTSLTEKFGGTAGNVAYSLSLLGEKPVIIATIGKDYETYFDWLKSHSISNEVITIIREEFTAGAYITTDKSDNQITGFNPGAMKQATNYDLSAADPNDSVVLLAPGNLQDMIGYASRCRERAIPYICDPGQSLTLWTGDQLRDWISGSMMLITNDYELEVIIKMTGMRKEEILGLTKMIITTLGDKGSLISMSSRDITIPAAKASNVVDPTGAGDAYRSGLLKGFAMGKSIEDAAKIGAVAAAYAVEHYGTQEHCYTHEEFSERYQQNFGVL, encoded by the coding sequence ATGAATATATTCATCTCGGGTTCTATGGCATATGACAGGATTATGGACTTTCCCGGTTCGTTAGCCGACTACATCCTGCCGGACAAGATCCATGTACTGAATGTCTGCTTCAATGTCACCAGCTTGACAGAGAAGTTCGGCGGTACTGCCGGCAATGTCGCCTATTCCCTCAGCCTGCTTGGCGAAAAACCGGTCATCATTGCAACGATCGGCAAGGACTATGAAACCTATTTTGATTGGCTGAAATCCCACTCCATATCGAATGAAGTCATCACGATCATCAGGGAGGAGTTCACTGCCGGTGCGTACATCACCACTGACAAGTCAGACAACCAGATCACGGGCTTTAATCCGGGGGCGATGAAACAGGCAACGAACTATGACCTGAGCGCTGCAGATCCGAACGATTCGGTCGTACTCCTTGCCCCGGGCAACCTTCAGGATATGATCGGCTATGCCTCACGCTGCAGGGAAAGAGCCATACCTTACATCTGCGATCCCGGCCAGTCGCTGACCCTGTGGACCGGCGATCAGCTCAGGGATTGGATAAGCGGTTCCATGATGCTGATCACGAATGATTACGAACTTGAGGTTATCATAAAGATGACCGGCATGAGGAAAGAAGAGATCCTCGGTCTGACGAAGATGATCATCACCACGCTTGGCGATAAAGGCTCTCTCATCAGCATGAGCAGCCGGGACATAACAATTCCTGCGGCAAAGGCCTCCAACGTCGTAGACCCAACAGGCGCCGGAGATGCCTATCGCTCCGGCCTTTTGAAGGGTTTTGCCATGGGAAAGAGTATCGAAGACGCCGCAAAGATCGGCGCAGTGGCTGCAGCCTATGCGGTGGAACACTACGGCACTCAGGAGCACTGCTATACGCATGAGGAATTTTCAGAACGATATCAGCAGAATTTCGGCGTACTGTAA
- a CDS encoding inorganic phosphate transporter — MHDSITLLVCVIVLATVFDFINGFHDTANAIATSVSTRVLSPKVAVSMAAILNIAGAFAGTAVAKMVGSGLVEASAVTQITVISALLSAIIWDLITWYFGLPTSSSHAILSSLVGAAIATSGTGVIIQKGVYKILGGLLLSPVVGLVLGFFLMHLLILVFRRSSPALVSKIFNRSQIASAAYMAFSHGNNDAQKTMGIITMALLSAHVIPDFNVPLWVIALCATAMGLGTAFGGWKIIKTLGVKLVNLKPIHGFAAEASAATVIEVASHFGLPLSTTHIISSTIMGVGASKRLSAVRWGVGGNIVLAWLITLPACAILAWLICKAILLFS, encoded by the coding sequence ATGCATGATTCTATTACCCTTCTTGTCTGCGTCATAGTCCTCGCAACGGTCTTTGATTTTATTAATGGCTTTCACGATACGGCAAACGCCATCGCAACCTCTGTTTCTACCCGAGTGCTTTCGCCCAAGGTTGCCGTATCCATGGCAGCTATTCTCAATATCGCCGGGGCCTTTGCCGGCACTGCGGTTGCAAAGATGGTCGGCTCAGGGCTTGTCGAGGCATCAGCAGTCACCCAGATTACGGTCATTTCAGCGCTCCTGTCTGCCATTATATGGGATCTTATTACCTGGTATTTCGGTCTTCCGACATCATCGAGTCACGCGATCCTTTCAAGTCTTGTGGGTGCGGCCATAGCAACATCAGGGACAGGGGTCATTATCCAAAAAGGCGTGTATAAGATACTGGGAGGTCTTTTATTGTCGCCCGTCGTAGGTCTCGTGCTTGGTTTTTTTCTTATGCATCTTCTCATCCTGGTATTTAGGCGCTCTTCTCCTGCGCTGGTCTCGAAAATATTCAACAGGTCTCAGATCGCATCTGCTGCGTACATGGCCTTCAGCCATGGCAACAACGATGCCCAAAAAACTATGGGAATTATCACCATGGCACTGCTGAGCGCTCATGTAATCCCCGATTTCAATGTGCCGCTGTGGGTCATAGCTCTCTGCGCAACGGCAATGGGACTGGGAACTGCATTTGGAGGCTGGAAGATTATCAAGACTCTCGGCGTAAAGCTTGTCAATCTTAAGCCAATTCATGGATTTGCCGCTGAGGCATCTGCTGCGACCGTCATAGAAGTTGCCTCACATTTTGGCCTTCCTCTTTCGACAACCCATATTATTTCCTCGACCATTATGGGCGTGGGAGCCTCCAAAAGACTCTCGGCTGTCCGCTGGGGGGTTGGAGGCAATATTGTTCTGGCATGGCTCATTACCCTTCCTGCCTGTGCAATCCTTGCCTGGCTCATCTGCAAAGCAATACTGCTCTTCTCCTAA
- a CDS encoding phosphate-starvation-inducible PsiE family protein, whose translation MTSITMEQNKADLTELFRRGLVKADMVLHVVAALLLLAACGFIFYYAVLNLVNPTRDAIIHLINDVLLALIILELLWTVIRFLKKQKFVLAPFLAIGIIAAVRRILLIEAQTSFMEHVPNEKLYEIGLSAFVVITLMVAYYLSVKAQKLEQ comes from the coding sequence ATGACTTCCATTACTATGGAACAGAACAAGGCTGATCTCACAGAGTTATTCCGCAGGGGACTGGTAAAGGCAGACATGGTCCTGCATGTCGTTGCTGCCCTGCTGCTGCTTGCAGCATGCGGTTTTATCTTTTACTATGCGGTTCTGAATCTTGTAAATCCGACCCGGGACGCCATTATTCATCTGATCAACGATGTGCTCCTTGCCCTGATCATTCTTGAACTGCTCTGGACCGTAATCAGATTCCTGAAAAAACAGAAGTTTGTTTTGGCCCCTTTCCTTGCCATCGGCATTATTGCTGCGGTAAGAAGAATTCTTCTGATAGAGGCCCAGACATCGTTCATGGAGCATGTTCCCAATGAGAAGCTTTACGAAATAGGGCTAAGCGCCTTTGTGGTGATAACCCTGATGGTTGCCTATTACCTCTCTGTCAAGGCACAGAAACTCGAACAGTAA
- a CDS encoding DUF47 domain-containing protein: MKLFPKEVDFFEIFDRASQNLTKAAGLLVSLMENFDNLEARAKEIYEVEQEGDILTHEVMKQLNKTFITPIDREDLHELVASLDDVLDLIWGAVDRIIVFRLKESTKEAISMSKDLLITTEVMHKAIQKLKEKNYSHVQEYCIEINRLENRIDRDFRDALGKLFDEIKDPILIIKWKEIYEHLEDASDKCEDVANVIESIVLKYA, translated from the coding sequence ATGAAACTTTTTCCTAAAGAAGTAGATTTTTTTGAGATCTTTGACCGCGCGTCACAGAATCTGACAAAGGCTGCAGGACTTCTGGTATCACTTATGGAGAATTTCGACAATCTCGAGGCGAGGGCAAAGGAGATTTATGAGGTCGAGCAGGAAGGCGATATCCTGACTCATGAGGTGATGAAACAGCTGAATAAGACCTTTATCACGCCTATCGACAGGGAGGACCTGCATGAGCTTGTCGCAAGCCTCGATGATGTTCTCGACCTTATCTGGGGAGCGGTTGACCGGATTATAGTTTTCAGACTGAAGGAGTCAACAAAAGAGGCGATTTCCATGTCAAAAGACCTTCTGATAACAACAGAGGTGATGCATAAGGCTATCCAGAAGCTCAAGGAAAAGAACTACAGCCATGTCCAGGAATATTGTATTGAGATAAACAGGCTTGAAAACAGGATTGACAGGGATTTCCGGGATGCTCTCGGGAAATTGTTTGATGAAATCAAGGACCCGATCCTGATCATCAAGTGGAAAGAGATCTACGAACATCTTGAAGATGCCTCTGATAAGTGTGAAGACGTTGCCAACGTTATTGAATCCATTGTTCTGAAATATGCATGA
- a CDS encoding diguanylate cyclase, which yields MKKKTLLLFARNRSVITFLESFFRGSRKYRCLNCDSAEELFDALSTKSPSAVITENSLLPLISGRTSDTPVITMIAGGREKGIQASIAHNAGLYMYKPFLDEDLDHKLQMIIGLKEANIALKQEVYNLQIVNDFTQLISSTLDSKELLYLIVKKIAEVMPVTRCSIVRIDWLHKYAYVVASFETPDLIAIKLSLKKYPEIEEALINKKPVIIRDITSDPLMSSVRDIVAPLGIRSILVMPIIFKEKVIGTLFLRTSRKQHAFTENEIRLLKTISDASANTLYNAFLFAQIEDEKTRLEKLAITDYLTGIYNIRYFYHRIIEEFSRSERYALPISCLMLDIDFFKKINDSYGHKIGDAVLKEFALLLKHHTRKSDVLARYGGEEFIVMLPQTPVEGAIAEAERMRTAIKSHKFRILRNMAGITVSIGISAFPNARIKTHDELISAADDALYEAKKSGRDRAIVFD from the coding sequence ATGAAAAAAAAGACCCTACTGCTTTTTGCAAGAAATAGATCTGTTATAACTTTTCTTGAGTCCTTCTTCAGAGGCTCAAGAAAATACCGTTGTTTGAACTGTGATTCAGCTGAAGAACTGTTTGACGCCCTTTCAACAAAATCTCCCTCTGCAGTTATTACAGAAAATTCGCTTCTGCCCCTTATTTCCGGGCGGACGTCAGACACGCCGGTTATTACCATGATTGCAGGCGGCAGAGAAAAGGGTATCCAGGCGTCTATTGCCCATAACGCAGGTCTTTATATGTACAAACCGTTTCTTGATGAGGACCTCGATCACAAGCTCCAGATGATTATCGGTCTGAAAGAGGCGAACATTGCATTGAAGCAGGAGGTCTACAACCTGCAGATCGTTAACGACTTTACGCAGCTCATCTCATCGACGCTCGATTCCAAAGAACTCTTATATCTGATCGTCAAGAAAATCGCCGAGGTCATGCCGGTCACGCGGTGCTCGATCGTAAGAATTGACTGGCTCCATAAGTATGCCTATGTGGTGGCCAGCTTCGAGACGCCGGATCTCATCGCGATCAAGCTCAGTCTTAAGAAATATCCGGAGATTGAGGAGGCCCTGATCAACAAGAAGCCGGTCATTATACGGGATATCACTTCTGATCCGCTGATGTCGTCCGTACGGGATATCGTGGCCCCTCTGGGCATTCGCTCTATTCTCGTTATGCCGATTATCTTTAAGGAGAAGGTCATCGGTACCCTGTTTCTGAGGACATCGAGAAAACAGCATGCGTTTACGGAAAATGAAATCAGGCTCTTGAAGACGATATCAGATGCATCTGCTAATACACTCTACAATGCCTTTCTTTTCGCACAGATAGAGGATGAGAAGACAAGACTTGAAAAACTTGCCATCACTGACTACCTGACCGGTATTTACAATATACGTTATTTTTATCACCGCATTATTGAGGAGTTCAGTCGTTCGGAGCGGTATGCTTTGCCGATAAGCTGTCTCATGCTCGATATTGATTTCTTCAAGAAAATAAACGATTCTTACGGTCACAAAATCGGCGATGCCGTGCTGAAAGAATTTGCCCTGCTGCTGAAACATCACACACGCAAGAGTGATGTGCTTGCGCGCTACGGGGGAGAAGAGTTTATCGTCATGCTTCCCCAGACGCCTGTTGAAGGGGCCATAGCAGAGGCAGAGAGGATGCGCACGGCGATCAAGAGCCACAAGTTCAGAATTCTCAGGAACATGGCCGGCATAACCGTCAGCATCGGCATTTCAGCCTTTCCCAATGCCAGGATCAAAACCCACGATGAACTCATTTCTGCTGCTGATGATGCCCTGTACGAGGCAAAAAAGAGTGGCAGAGACCGTGCAATTGTTTTCGATTAG